A genomic region of Pelodiscus sinensis isolate JC-2024 chromosome 1, ASM4963464v1, whole genome shotgun sequence contains the following coding sequences:
- the LOC142829585 gene encoding olfactory receptor 52N4-like yields MAAFNLTPSESLTFILIGIPGLEAAHVWISIPIFMMYIIGLLGNFTLLFVVGHEQTLHKPMYLLLCMLALIEIETTTSVVPQTLCILWFNWKGITMEGCLTQMFFFHTGSMTHSGILVTMAFDRYVAICNPLRYTIILSNARLAKLGLLVVMRAVLIYLPMPLLLWRLPFCANRIIRNTYCDHISLVKLSCGDITVNSLYGLLIGFIVSGFDLMFIALSYSLIIKAVLMSSKKAHQKALNTCTAHVSVMLMSYPPAYISIMTHRFGQGIAPHVHIILANLYFLLPPLLNPMVYGVKNKELRDKVGKYTRRR; encoded by the coding sequence ATGGCAGCTTTCAACCTCACCCCCTCTGAATCTTTAACCTTCATCCTAAttggcatccctggcctggaagctGCTCACGTCTGGATTTCCATCCCCATATTCATGATGTATATTATTGGCCTGTTGGGAAATTTCACTCTTCTCTTTGTTGTAGGCCATGAGCAGACACTACACAAGCCGATGTACCTGCTGCTTTGCATGCTGGCACTCATAGAAATCGAAACAACTACCTCCGTCGTTCCACAGACATTGTGCATATTGTGGTTCAATTGGAAAGGCATTACAATGGAAGGCTGCCTCACCCAAATGTTCTTCTTTCATACAGGTTCTATGACACACTCAGGTATCCTCGTGACAATGGCTTTCGATCGCTACGTTGCCATTTGTAACCCTCTGAGATACACCATCATCCTCAGCAATGCACGGCTAGCTAAGCTAGGCCTACTGGTTGTGATGAGAGCTGTTCTCATCTACCTGCCTATGCCCCTGCTCCTGTGGAGGCTGCCGTTCTGTGCCAACCGAATTATCCGCAATACTTACTGCGACCACATATCTTTGGTAAAGTTATCATGTGGGGACATTACAGTCAACAGCCTGTATGGCTTGCTGATAGGATTTATAGTCAGTGGATTTGACCTAATGTTCATTGCTCTCTCCTACAGTCTGATCATTAAGGCCGTCCTCATGTCCTCCAAGAaagcccaccagaaagccctcaacacctgcacAGCCCATGTCTCTGTTATGCTCATGTCTTATCCTCCTGCCTATATCTCCATTATGACACACCGGTTTGGTCAAGGTATCGCTCCTCATGTTCACATCATTTTGGCCAACCTctatttcctcctccctcccttgctcaaCCCTATGGTGTATGGGGTCAAAAACAAAGAGCTTCGTGACAAAGTGGGCAAATACACTCGCAGAAGATGA